From the genome of Rhododendron vialii isolate Sample 1 chromosome 10a, ASM3025357v1:
attactctgttcattttttttttgtttaattgcgaaaatttgattatttttttgtgttgttgttcACTGAATCAGTTGACTTATACGATTTATACATATCTGATCGTTTGGTTTTGTTACCCCCTTTTAGATCTGGTTTGTTgactttattttgttctttgttccCAATAGTATGGTGCCCTTTCCTTCGTAGTTTATGAACTAAAATTCTATTCTTTGCtgatgtttttcttttaggctctgtttggaaacttggggaaggaaaagaagaagggaaagttaaggaaaaattgaagagaaaattggactttgttttttcctctctctctttccctagaaaccaaacaatggaaagtttttttttattttaaaactctTTCTTCCTTTACATTTCTTTCCTAAGTTCCGAACACTCCTAATCCATAGATTTGTCCGATTCCAAATCTGGGTTATCCGTTGAATATGTCatttcaatttatttgtttctacTCTTAATGTTTTAAGAGATCTGGTTTCATTAAGTTTCATGCCATAAATATGCccttgtttgttagttttgaagttctttgtttttttgttcacAATAGATATAAAAACATGTGTAGTTGGCCAAACGTGTTAATGCAAAACTACTCTAAATCTCATATAAAATATGAAAACCGATAAACATATAACCGCCCAGTGGTTCCACCAGGATTTTGATTTGGGGTGAGGCTGCTTTGGTGGGTTTCCACTTgtattgtcaaattttttttttgtaaaaatatggAGAGAAAAGTTAAGTATAAAGTGGGTGCAATACTGAGCTTATTTTTTGGTAGGCTTGATTCAACTCTCCCGTGATCTTTAAATGAAAGTCATTGAGTTATGTGTTTTACTATCCAAACCATTCATCCCTAGATTGTTGTTTTTtctgctgtgtttggatgagtttttgagaaattttttatgagagtaagGATTAGAAGTagaggtaataagtggagagtaagagagagaaatgagaataatgattggagatatgggtaatgagtggagagtaatgattggaaatataaataatgagtgtttttgagttgaaattttttttttccaaatcttgatgagtgaaaaatcaagtgtttGTGTACCAATAATTGCCTATTCGTTAATTATAAATCAGCGCTATTCATGAAACCGGGGTGACCCATGCCACTCCCTCTCAATGTCGTTCCGCCCTTGAAACCATCACCAAACGGGCCATTTGGATGTAATACTTTTGGGTAGAAGGTTTTTGCCTATTGCATGTAGTTATTTCACATCTTTTCTTAATCTTGGAATCTCGTGTTCTTgtttctctattttttattttttatctcacTAAGAAGCTAAGGAATTTCCTTGAGAGTCTTAGAAACATCCTAGCAAAACAAGAATGACCAAAAACTAGAGAAACAGTGACCAAAGCTGCAGCACAGAAACTTTGCACCTGGTGACTCAGAGGTACTCAAGCCATACACAACCAGAGCCCAAACTACTTCTGAAGCACTCTTAGTTAGCACAAATTTGTTTATTACTTTCTGTGGAAAGGAAGTTTCTCTAGGAAGAAAAACATGCTCTCACATCCTCCCGGATTTTACTACTAAGACTTTGGATTCCCGTAGCAGAGTGTTGGAAAATCCTCCAATTTCTTTCCACCCTATTATGGTAAGTTGTAACCCAAGGGGTCAGATCTGATCATTATCTCGTGTTCTTGTTATGGTCTTATGACTCTTATTTGCTAACAATTATGCTTTTTATCCTCTTTTGGTTCATTCGAGTATCCCATTTTCTGATTTGTTATGTTCAACTTGGAAATTTTATACTTTTGGATTCTGTTACAGGATTGGTGGTTCGGGCATGGACATCAGATGCAAAGCAAGGGTAAtagcttttcccctttgttgaTATATATTTATCCATCATTATTCCTTCCATTTTACATTTCCTTCTTCTTTAGAACAACTAACTTACGCGGTTTCTTTTGAGTAGACTCTTCCTGGACCTGTTACCGACGTGACTGAGCTCCCTAGGTGGAATTATGATGGATCTAGCACCGGTCAAGCTCCCGGTGAAGACAGTGAAGTGATCATATAGTATGCAATCTTTCGTAATAATTTTtcccaatgttctaaaagtcgctcagcgctagtcgggcggtcaaccaccttcgagcgattaattggattaatcggcgattaatcggtgcatattaattagtaattggtGATTAATCGTTactcggacctaatcggataggccccgccagCTATTAATCGGTCgctgattaattccttgttttagaacactatTTTTTCCTACCATCTTTGCGTAATTCGCTCGTTTGTTAAGTTTTACTTCCCAAAACTGTAATGTTGTTTGCAACTTTGCATCAATACAAACAGCCCACAAGCAATTTTTAAGGATCCATTCAGGCGAGGAAACAACATATTGGTAAGTCGAGTTTGTATTATTGCATTCATTTCTTTTGTGTTTCAGACATTCCGTTACAACTTCATAAGCAAAATGCTAACTCTCCctctgtatctctctctctctctctctctctctctctctctctctctctctcattgttttAGGTCATTTGTGATGCTTACACTCCGGGCGGTGAGCCAATCCCAACGAACAAGAGATACGCCGCAGCACAGGTTTTCAGCAATCCTGAAGTTGCAGCTGAAGTGCCCTGGTAACTGTTATTTCGAGCTTGTCAAATCTCAATATGTTTATCCATAATTCTGTGGGGCATATAATATTTACATGATCTTCGGTTTTGAAAATAGGTATGGCCTTGAGCAAGAGTATACCTTGCTGCAAAAAGATATCCAGTGGCCTCTTGGCTGGCCAGTGGGAGGTTTCCCAGGACCTCAGGTAATCAAAACGATCATCTTCTAAATATCTGTTCTCCTTTCTTGTTTCTATTCAGTGGAATTACCATGTTACCCATTATTGGTTCACTTTTTTCGCACATCAAAGTCTAATATAGTAAATTCAAATGAATAATTcttgtaaaaataataataattcggatgaataaaaaccaaaaaggaCTTCGATTGTTAAAaaggggagtgcgaaaatcgAAATGCTCCTTCTCTTCTATGGCTCTACCTAAATTCATTGTTAATTTTGTCTTGTACCCAATTCTATGTTGATGCAAATAGATCCcaatttctttcaagttttaacACATGCTTTCCTATGTTTATTTTTGCCTTCTTACATTAGTACCTTTTTTCCGGTTGTGTTTGTATCTCTTGTGATCAATATTGCCTATGCATTTtgtgagtaaatttttttggcactcCTTGTTTTGTAGCTGAACTCTTATTTTGTGCTCTTGCATGTGAATTTACAACAATACCTGTTATGTATCAAAGGTATACGCAAAGGGCAATGTAGTAAATTTAGATGccagaagacaaaaaaaaggagtgctGTTACAAAATAAATAGGAGTGTGAAAATCGGTACACTTTTTTCTCAATTGTGAGAATTCACTCCATCATGTGATTATGCATTTTGTCTTTTCGATGCCCACAATTATtaattttcctcatttcaaacTGGTCCTTTTACTATACCTCGTTGTAGGATAGGTCCTAAGGTTCTTTAAGTTTCAACACAATTACACATGCTtccttatttttacttttaccttaTCCTCTGTTCATTTTGCTCACTGTTACGGCTAATTACATTTTCCTCACAACTTCACTCAAAACCTTATTTGCTTCTACGCAGGGACCATACTATTGTTCCATTGGTGCCGACAAATCTTTTGGACGCGATATCGTTGATGCTCACTATAAGGCCTGCCTTTATGCTGGGATTAACATTAGTGGCATCAATGGTGAAGTGATGCCAGGCCAGGTGAAATAAATAGCTTGAGTTCTCTTCCTCAGAGAATCTTAATTTCTTACATAATTTGTTCTTGATAGTTGAACTCAAATATCTCTGTATTTTATTGTACAGTGGGAGTTTCAAGTTGGACCGTCCGTTGGCATCTCAGCTGCAGATGAATTGTGGGTGGCTCGCTACATCCTAGAGGTAAAGCACTACTAATCACTAAGGTTGTTTATGGTGGTCCGCTTCATGAAGAGATTTGCAGAGAAAAGGAAAggcaaaagaataaaaaaatgaaatcttaTGTTGTTTTAAgactttttttcatttattttccttttccttcatGACTCTCTACAAATCCTAGATTTGAACACAGCCTAAGACTCTTTTTCTTAATtggctttgtttttttaacagAGGATTACTGAGATTGCTGGGGTTGTGGTTTCTTTCGATCCCAAACCTATCAAGGTTTGATTTTAGCATTTACTTCGTTCTTAGTTTTTCTCAAGAATCTGTTCTTTTCTTGAGTTCCATATAGATATCGTCGTTCTGTGCCTTTTTATGTCTCACTTGGATATTTGCATGACAGGGTGACTGGAACGGAGCTGGTTGTCATACCAATTACAGGTAATGGATGAAATTTAACGTTGTGATGAAGTCATACAAGGAAAGTTGCCCGTTTATGGTTTCCTCGCCTTCTCTCTCCTTGTTCTCATGATAAAATTTTAATGCTAATTTCAGCACCAAGTCCATGAGGGAAGATGGGGGTTATGAGTTAATCAAAAAGGCTATTGAGAAGCTTGGGCTGAGGCACAAAGAACATATTGCTGCATATGGTGAAGGCAACGAGCGTCGTCTCACTGGACGACATGAGACTGCTGACATCAACACCTTCTTATGGgtaaataattcattttcactGATTAAAATTTTCGATAGTTGCATACGATACTTGCCTCGCACTCCTTCTGTATGAGTTGATCTAGAAATTACTTGGTTTCTTAGCGCAATTTGGTAGAAGACATTTTTAGTCTGTGTTCGAAAGTTTATCCTCTAAAGAGATGTATAACAAGTACATTTCGCAAGGATATAACAATAGCTGCTGGGGAAAACCCTTTCATGAGGGTCATAGCGGTAAAACATGTAATGAAGTAGTGGTTCTAGAATCTTCTCAtgtgaaatttgaaaaataggCCTACGTTCTAAATGAAGGTATTCATTAGGAATACCACGAACCATAGATGACTTGCTAACAGTAGAGCCATCAAGATCCCCATCAAATTAATGAAACTCTCTTTTTCAAGAGCTTTCCATACTATTGGACTTGTACACTCATGACGTTCTGCTTGTATGTTTAACAGTTTCTTTTGCCTGAATTTGACATCCATCGGATACATAAACCTCACTAAGTGTGGAATATACATTAACAAGAATAGTGGTTTCACTATTTCCCTCGCTACTTGTTCGATGGGGTTACATATTCTATGGAATTGTTTATCCTTTCACTATTAGTCCCATCAAATAAATGGGCAAGTGCTTCAAACTTTTTATTGATGGAGTTCATAATGTACTGAGATAGTTTCTTTTATCACATCCTCTCACATAAGTAAGCTTAAACCCCGTTAATTTTAGATGGTATGAACCATAGTTTTAAGTATCCCACACTGTTATTTTTGTACGAAAAGCCAGATTATGTAGCGCAGACAGGATCATTTTAAAAGTAGTTTTTTCCTGAATTGAAGTTACTCAACCATCAAGGGCACTGGACACGGATGAGGTAAAATGTACTGTAGAAATCATTTTAGGGCGAACAGAAACCTTTTTAGTGCTCATTCATATAACGGGTTTTTTTTCAACAGGGGGTTGCAAACCGTGGCGCCTCCATCAGGGTTGGCCGAGACACCGAGAAAGAAGGCAAAGGGTACTTTGAGGATCGGAGGCCGGCTTCGAACATGGATCCTTACATTGTTACTTCGATGATTGCAAACACCACCATTCTGTGGAAGCCATGAGTGTGTCCATATGAAAGAGGGGAAGCAAGATTTGTATCGCGGTACCCGCCCCCTTCTGTCTGTTAAGTAGTTTGGTTGTGTCCCTTTCGTATTTTTCCCTTGTAATGGGATTTCTGTGTCTCATTTAGCAAACTGGTGATTTGCTTTGCCTTGAATATTAGTTACTCATTAATAACAAATACATGAAGGGGAAGTTGAATTTATTGGGTGATTATCATCTCTCATCTTCTCTACCTCGCCTTCCATTCTTATCTCTATCGAGTTTGTTGAGTTTTCGAGCAATTCATCAGAGTTACGGAGGTTATGAGAACCGGGGGATGGTACTGTGACGCATAGCACTGTGCTGTGCATCATCTGAGCCGTATGTTCGGCAATTCAATGGTCCAAATCTCATATGAGcatgcatatttatttatttttttggaaattcagCCAACACCAAAAGAATGTTCTTTAGTGTAGTACCGATTAAAGAGTTTTGCAATTGGATGCTTTTCCCCAAAGTTGACTTACCAAATACAggcaaatttgaaaattgacttGCCAAATGTACAAATTATTCGAGTTCAATAATTCCAAGACCGGAATTTAACTGAGAAATTTGGGATCTCATGCCTAATATTTAGGGTGCGTTTTCGCCAAGCTAAATAAATTACAGGCTAATGACAACAGTCAAGTTTTTTCtgttaaataatattttagttAATGTATGTGAGAAGAGTGACATTCGTAGAAAATGTAGACCGATAAATCCATGAAAATATAGActttagtccatttagtttatCTATTTACCATTTTGAGATATATGTGAGACGAGGGACATTCGTAGAAAATGGATTGATAAATCCGTGAATAAACTTTAGTCCATTTAATTTATCTGTTTTGGTATTTACTCTAACGAAACGAAAGGTAAGACTCATAAACAAGTTGAACGACCAAATCCGAGATTGTTCAAAGCTTGTGTGAAACCTTAACGAGTTTTCGAACTTTGTTCCAACTTAGCTTGTTAATTATGCAAGTCGGTCTCAAGCAGCTTTTAAGTTGTGCAATTCTAGGCCCATTTGGTGTTTTCTGGGCTTAATTGTTGGGGCTCATCCTTTGTAATTTGGACTTTAGGCCTTTCAGGTGTTTTCTTGGTTGACATCTTTTTAATCAAGGGATTATGGTTTGGATTGGACACTATGTTGTCGCAATCATTGTCCtattaatttttgtaacaatttcaaaggtttattaaaaaaaaattcgccgttcaaaaaaagtaATTATCAGAAATTAAACGAGTTGAGTGACAGGTTGTTAAAGGTTGATCTACTATATAGGTAACAAACCAATTgtaaattcttttaatttaaagTGCCGATCTCATCATTCATTGTTAGTGTTAAACGACACTGACAATTAAACTAATGACGAGATTAGACTCCCTAAGCTACCCCTAATCGCAATCCGTAATAGCCACTGAAAACAGAATAATACTACTTGGATTAGTTGAAATGTCCATTTAGTTACAATTAAAAGCCATTGATCGTGAATCGTGAAATTGATAGTCACCCAAATTCGTGGAATAATCATGGCCTAAAACACTACACCGGAGGATCAAGGAAACTCTCAATGGGCATGTCATTCATTTTTCCTTAACTATCCCATCATGTGCAGTTGCATTGGAGGCCTATCACGTGTAGCCGCTTTTTTCATCTATCATAGTGCAACCTTTTTGCTAGTGAAATTTAGAAATTAACACATACctctcacttcttttttttttttttttatttataaaaaatgaatCTCACAACATGTGAAATTAAGAAAATAGACATAGACCTCTCACTTAACCTAAATCACACCGTTGGAGAATCAAGGAAACTCGGGCAGCCTTACCTCTTTGAGTAATCGGGTTTGTAGAGTCGGGTTTTCTATTTTCGGTTTACCCATGAGAGAAGAGCTGCCTCGAAGAGAAAAGAGGGAATACTGGGGGTTCTTTCTTCCATTCGCGATACAACGGGATGTCTTGTTCTTCATATAGGTTAGTTAAATTTTACATTTGTCACAATCCTAAGCCAATGTAAAGGTACTAATTAAGGCCTGAGAATGTCAAGAAATAACAAACAAATACTACCTATTACAGTATTACTACTTCTTTTGTTAAGAAATGAATCTCACAATCTGGGGACCTAAGATGTGATTAAATGTTATTAGTAATGAAAAGTCTATGATCAGTCCACTCTTAATTAATGGCTTTGTAGTGGGTTAATTAAATGTAATTAAGTCTCATTCACTAGCTAGGAGCTTGTAGACTCAAAACCTAACAATGGACTTTTCAAGTGGGACCCAGTGGCCCACCAGAATTAAATGAGGATTATAGGAAGTCTGATTAAACAACAGAAAGGACAAATTACCAACCTCCTCTCTAACGTCTTGTTTGGATGCAACATTCGCTAGTTTTATTGCCTTCAGCTattaccttctctctctctctctctctctctctctctctctctctctctctatctctctctctctctctctctctctctctctccttcctttctGGATCTttggcaatttttttgaaaggatctTTGCAATTGGAATTCTGCATATCCGGAAAAGCTCTCTCAAATACACCCAATGACAGAGAAAAGAAGATCAGATTTTTAAAGTTTGTCACGATTTAATTTTATCCCCGACACAAATATCCGAAGTAGACGCTGACCCAATAATAACTTGAATAAAGAGCATATTAACAACCCCAAGGGGCTTGACTTATATTTTATGAGGTCGCACGTTTGCTGGCTAACTATTCCAAATCTTAGGATTACGGGAGGATTTGTCCGATCATTAATTTCGGTGCTCCGAAATTAGTTGAAATGCGCACAAATTAGCCTAGACATCCGATTCAAAAAAGTAGAATAGCACATTAACATGCAATGTCTTCCCTATGTTCTTTTTTAATAGTCCATTTTTAAGTATACAATCAAGAGATGTGAGTCTGTTCTTGTAAACTCTtaagtctgaaacttatttttgtattttttatttttcataactttttatttagtttttcgtcgtaacgaatcggaaaagtttaaaaaatatgaattgaaattaaaaaattcaaataagacgacaTTTTAGACAAATATGACAACTATTTGATACTTTTTCCGccttttagtgttttttttattttttttgcttttggttattattactttttagactcatcTTGTCGAGACGGATAAGTTTATAAAAGACAAACAGAACACACAAAACcaagaagaaaattaagtttaaaagaaTAGATAATACTTTATTCTTTGGTTTGAAGAAATTAAAATGAGTCTGGCTCTCTCATGCCATAAAAACGGGAATATTGTCTCCGGACTCAGCACATCACCACAGCCGTGGGTGACTATCTGTTTATTTCAATCCTTATATAAAGTGGAACCATAATATCATCTCTTATCAAAATGCAATTGGTATTCTCATTTGAAATTCAAATACTactaaaaaattcaactcaactTGGGATTAGAGGTTTATCCAATACCTACGCCTAAAATTTCGCACATAGAACTAGTCATTATCGCTAACTATTGAATTTGAGATGGTgatgtgcagtggtgtgcgcagcacggtgTTGTGTACCTCATCGCACAACACCAACCTGAAGTCCCTAACACGACTTGAACCTGCGACCCTTCAGCACCCTGAACCTGCGGGAGTAAAACCCAAGCTACCGCCTGGCATGGGTAATTACAAGTATGTAACTTTAGGCCCCGTTTTGctaagtttattattttttaagtaattatttttcgttttataaAACATATCATTCTCTCAGACGATATATTaccttaattcaaaaaataagtacttgtttgagTCAACGGTAAAATAGATTGGGGCTGCAAACTGAAAATAACCCTGTGAAATTAATATTGCATTCAAACAACCCCTAAAAGTAAATTGCCACCCAACAAAAGCCCATGCCATACTTTTCTCAACAAATTTTCACAGAATACACACACGTGAGTccaggggtgtaaacgagccgaatcgagtGTCGgcgagctcgagttcggcttgtttacttaacgagccaaaaatttgagcCCGAGCTAGACTtaagccttaacgagccgagcttagtcatttattaaacgagcctctttaatcgaggtgagcctcccttaacgagccgagcttttgtcgaatGAGCCGAGTtccactcggctcgtttagtcaACGAGCCGAatactcgagctcggctcgtttactaaacgagccgagtcaagccgagctcgcaagctgctcggttcgtttacagccctaaacATCGCTTATTAATCATGTGTGGTCCGCGGCCGAGAGATGACGGCCGCCGCCACACCAACCGCCCCTCCACCACACTTCTCCGGCGGCCGCCGCTCCCTTACTACTCTTCTACCAAACTCCACCACGTCATCCCTCGACCCACCACACGCCACCCCATGCCTCGTCAACCAAAACCCCTTActgctcttttttttcttctcctcctccgtTTTTTCGCAGCTGTTGTGTCCGGGCCAGTTTTCGTGCGCCTCGACTTTCTTCCCCTCCGTCTTGATCACCCCGCTTACTTCACTTCCGGGCGAAAACACCGCCCTCCGGTGACTACCCAAATCGCCGTTGTTAACCCTCTCTATGTATTTTTCTAGATGCCTTGATATACTGTCAATCTCGTACCTATCGAGAAGATGAGAACCATGATCACTAGTTGAGCTTCTTGATCTCTCTGCTTCCAACTTGTACCGAGTCGGGTTCGGGACTCGGTACTGATGAGTCCTCGCGAGGCCGAACTCGCTCCCGGGTTTCGGCTCGGACCCGGACCCGCGTCGGTACCAAGCCCATGCTGCCGCTCTTGTTACCGCTAATTCGTCGGCGATCATACTCTCTCTGAGCTTTTGATGTCTCTCCATTTTTGGAACTGGGATTTTGGTTGAAGAAAGATGGAGAAAAAAGTGCTTGGGATCTGGAGTTTTAAAATTCTAAGGGACTTATTTATATATGTGGAAAAACAATGATCCACGATGTCGTAGTTTATATATGTTTTGTTATGGGCGAGTATGATGTTGGTTGGGGTATTAATAAATTTTCGAGCTGCTACGGCCATTGTGGGGAAATGGTGCGTTCCACGTAAACGTTGTGGGGGCTATTTCCAGCTCATTTAATTTTTACCATGTAAATTTGACCAGaggttttattttaatttttttttattactataGTATATTCTTTGAAATAAGAACGCAATACTACCACAGAGCTAGCATGGGCTATTATCTACGGAGTATTTGTTTTGCTACAATTTTCTAACattctttttacatttttttttgtgaatagtAGAACTAGGGAAGTAGATTTTGccctgttcggtttgggttttgaagaagattttttagagtaatgagtggTAAGAGatggatagagaaaatttattagaaaccGTGCTTTGaggttttgagaccccaaaatcTTTCGATGAAAAGTGGATTCCATAATGTgttctcaattttttaatcACTATACCCAATAGTGTTATTAACACAACCCATATGCATAGGGTCTCTTCCATTACGGATGTTTTTTAACTGAATGTCACCCCTGCTTAAGCGTGTAAAACGGGTGTCAGAAGAGCTCTAGAGATTTATTCGAAATGCACGCAAGCTAATCCGAGACACCAtggattaccaaaaaaaaatacactgtaTGCTCAAATAAGGTAAACCACTTATAGTACCTTGTTTGCGCTGCCTGATTTTGGGTTGGTGCTTTCGTTTATTGACTTGGTACTGTTTAATTGCCTTCGCAAAAGTGCAACATTTGGCCATGCAGCGAATATAAATTGACTAGTATTTTTCTAGGATATGAATGCTGATGCTGATCTCAACTGCCTAGAGATGACAATTTCTTTTCTCTAATTTGATGTTTTGATGGCAGACAATAGTACTACACACGTGGAAAATTTTCAGGTGATATCAATTCTTTCAGAATCGGTTCACACGAGATTTTATCGCAATTTTAACGGTTTAGCAAGAAAAGTAGGAGTATTTTTGTATAAACAAAACTGTTTTTGGGTAGTGGATTTCAAGAAATTAGAATCCTTCCTCGTCTAGAGAAGTGGGAAGTTTGCCAAGAGAAGAAAGGAGGTCTACCAACGAGCTAGCTCTCAAGGCCTCCTCCAAAAGACAATGAGATTGAtctttcaaaattaattgagatatgTGTAAACTGAACTTGAGTTATAAagtaaacatttgtttttccaaagAAACACACATTTGGTTCTCTCACTAGGAATGCAGGTTTGAATATTGTGAAGCACGGGTTATTCTAGATTCAATAAGGagtttttgtttcaaattttcatctttcttttta
Proteins encoded in this window:
- the LOC131304418 gene encoding glutamine synthetase cytosolic isozyme is translated as MQFTRKTRLILDHKISSAVRDPSTSLPSIKPSLLPLCSRPCIRDLSHQPTHLERERDKMSLLTDLININLSDTTEKVIAEYIWIGGSGMDIRCKARTLPGPVTDVTELPRWNYDGSSTGQAPGEDSEVIIYPQAIFKDPFRRGNNILVICDAYTPGGEPIPTNKRYAAAQVFSNPEVAAEVPWYGLEQEYTLLQKDIQWPLGWPVGGFPGPQGPYYCSIGADKSFGRDIVDAHYKACLYAGINISGINGEVMPGQWEFQVGPSVGISAADELWVARYILERITEIAGVVVSFDPKPIKGDWNGAGCHTNYSTKSMREDGGYELIKKAIEKLGLRHKEHIAAYGEGNERRLTGRHETADINTFLWGVANRGASIRVGRDTEKEGKGYFEDRRPASNMDPYIVTSMIANTTILWKP
- the LOC131303165 gene encoding uncharacterized protein LOC131303165 yields the protein MERHQKLRESMIADELAVTRAAAWAWYRRGSGSEPKPGSEFGLARTHQYRVPNPTRYKLEAERSRSSTSDHGSHLLDRYEIDSISRHLEKYIERVNNGDLGSHRRAVFSPGSEVSGVIKTEGKKVEAHENWPGHNSCEKTEEEKKKKSSKGFWLTRHGVACGGSRDDVVEFGRRVVRERRPPEKCGGGAVQGAEGSQVQVVLGTSGWCCAMRYTTPCCAHHCTSPSQIQ